The Caulifigura coniformis genome includes a region encoding these proteins:
- a CDS encoding efflux RND transporter permease subunit: MSRFFDRFIVWTVDHRLLVTLFILAMSGLAAVGYVSPESVRTWFQPTSAAPEARTRSSARATREAPPNVEPISLSNSDAVLVVRSDSDQLFTPAGARALRQIVADLESLDYVRSILWMDEIPVLNIFGLQEPLFPRAEASERRFAAARENALAHPLIGGQLLSDDGRTLLLLVKFDWLFLQSDDDCTSGLRQVAESTAAKHPGLDLSFQVTGRAPITLTLLRTHRENQARYQIIGYSVVVLMAIVLFRGIRAVLIVSLAPCVGVFWSLGFLRFFDLQDNPFNDVLLPVMLSLVGLTDGVHLMVEIRRQSAAGLNGREAARTALRKVGFACLLTSLTTAIGFGSLILAHHEVVQEFGWSSMLGVILMFLAVITVIPLACSTWLGRGVHIGHERGLIDRNLLHIGGIIDFVLARAKGISGLAIVITALLTGVSLTLRPDERMANSLPGRSEASIAMQHIDQAFGGLEFSSVQIHWSDAVPADSPEVLIAVTKVDDLLRGESLIGHPLSIRNLLDALPGEGEPEERMSMLELLPPPLKRAFYTPENRAATVSFRVQDLGIARYGPVFERIEDGLRQIAAAHPGFTFDLTGSAVSRWRNLFQIVMDLASSLGSAAVIIFCTLGLAYRSLRLGLISIIPNVFPLAVTGTFLVLAGQSLEIVSVCAFTVCLGIAVDDTIHFLTRFQEERPHAASDHDAIRRAFIGAGTGMIMTTLVLVAGFLTVIFSDMREQRVFAIMGALTLIAALIGDLLLLPALLLRYAPSRGDRTRSPL, from the coding sequence GTGTCGCGATTCTTCGATCGATTCATCGTCTGGACGGTCGACCATCGGCTGCTGGTAACTCTGTTCATCCTCGCCATGAGCGGCCTGGCGGCGGTGGGCTACGTGTCCCCCGAGAGTGTCCGCACCTGGTTCCAGCCCACATCTGCAGCACCCGAAGCACGGACGAGGTCGTCTGCTCGAGCGACTCGTGAGGCCCCGCCGAATGTCGAACCGATCAGCCTGTCGAATTCCGACGCCGTGCTCGTCGTGCGTTCCGACTCGGATCAGCTGTTCACTCCCGCGGGCGCGCGAGCATTGCGGCAGATCGTCGCTGATCTGGAATCCCTCGACTATGTCCGCAGCATTCTGTGGATGGACGAGATTCCGGTGCTCAATATCTTCGGTCTGCAGGAACCGTTGTTCCCTCGGGCCGAGGCTTCCGAACGACGCTTCGCCGCGGCGAGAGAAAACGCACTGGCGCACCCCCTGATCGGCGGCCAGTTGCTCTCGGACGATGGCCGTACGCTCCTCTTGCTCGTTAAGTTTGACTGGCTCTTTCTCCAGAGCGACGACGACTGCACGAGCGGCCTGCGACAGGTTGCGGAGTCGACGGCAGCGAAACATCCCGGCCTCGACCTGTCGTTTCAGGTGACTGGTCGGGCGCCGATCACCCTCACGCTGCTGCGCACTCACCGCGAGAACCAGGCGAGGTATCAGATCATCGGGTACAGCGTCGTCGTCCTGATGGCGATCGTGCTGTTTCGCGGAATTCGCGCCGTGCTGATCGTCTCGCTGGCTCCCTGTGTGGGAGTGTTCTGGTCGCTCGGTTTCCTGAGGTTCTTCGACCTGCAGGACAATCCGTTCAACGACGTGCTGCTGCCGGTGATGCTGAGCCTGGTCGGACTGACCGACGGCGTCCACCTGATGGTCGAGATCCGTCGGCAATCGGCGGCCGGCCTGAATGGTCGCGAGGCCGCCCGGACAGCCCTGCGGAAGGTCGGTTTCGCCTGCCTGCTGACGTCGCTCACCACGGCCATCGGTTTTGGCTCGCTCATTCTCGCGCATCACGAGGTCGTTCAGGAGTTCGGCTGGAGCAGCATGCTCGGCGTCATCCTGATGTTCCTCGCGGTCATCACGGTGATTCCGCTGGCCTGCTCCACCTGGCTGGGGCGGGGCGTGCATATCGGCCACGAGCGGGGCCTGATCGACCGCAACCTGCTCCACATTGGCGGCATCATCGACTTCGTGCTGGCACGCGCCAAAGGCATCAGCGGGCTCGCGATTGTGATCACGGCGCTCCTCACCGGCGTGTCACTCACACTCCGGCCAGATGAGCGGATGGCGAACTCGCTCCCCGGTCGTTCCGAGGCCTCGATTGCGATGCAGCACATCGACCAGGCGTTCGGTGGACTGGAATTTTCGTCCGTGCAGATCCACTGGTCCGATGCCGTCCCGGCCGACTCGCCCGAGGTGTTGATCGCCGTCACGAAGGTCGACGATCTTCTGAGAGGGGAGTCGTTGATCGGGCATCCCCTGTCGATCCGCAATCTACTCGATGCACTCCCGGGTGAGGGCGAGCCTGAGGAGCGGATGTCGATGCTGGAACTGCTGCCGCCGCCGCTCAAGCGTGCGTTCTATACGCCTGAAAATCGTGCCGCGACCGTCAGTTTCCGCGTGCAGGATCTCGGAATCGCCAGATACGGCCCGGTCTTCGAACGGATCGAAGACGGCCTGCGTCAGATCGCGGCCGCGCACCCCGGATTCACGTTTGATCTGACAGGCTCCGCCGTGAGTCGCTGGCGGAACCTGTTCCAGATCGTCATGGACCTGGCCTCCAGCCTCGGAAGTGCGGCGGTCATCATCTTCTGCACGTTGGGCCTGGCCTATCGGTCGCTTCGACTCGGCCTGATCTCGATCATCCCGAACGTCTTCCCGCTGGCTGTGACGGGGACGTTCCTCGTCCTTGCCGGACAGTCGCTGGAGATCGTGAGCGTCTGCGCGTTCACCGTCTGCCTCGGGATCGCCGTCGATGACACGATTCACTTCCTGACGCGGTTCCAGGAAGAGCGACCGCATGCAGCGAGTGATCACGACGCCATCCGCCGCGCGTTCATCGGCGCGGGAACCGGCATGATCATGACGACACTGGTGCTGGTGGCCGGATTCCTGACGGTCATCTTCAGCGACATGCGAGAGCAGCGAGTCTTCGCGATCATGGGAGCGCTGACGTTGATCGCGGCGCTGATTGGCGATCTGCTGCTTCTGCCGGCGCTGCTGCTGCGATACGCCCCGTCGCGCGGCGATCGAACTCGGTCACCATTGTGA
- a CDS encoding helix-turn-helix domain-containing protein, whose translation MTIAEVAAKMCVDEWTVRQWLKSGELRAVNVSARPNSRRPRMRILPDDLERFIAARSTIPKPATKRQKLPVPGRWKLACGRRGGNGLDRVWK comes from the coding sequence ATGACCATCGCCGAAGTGGCAGCGAAGATGTGTGTTGATGAATGGACGGTCAGACAGTGGCTCAAGTCGGGTGAGTTGCGGGCGGTCAACGTCAGCGCTCGCCCGAACAGCCGCCGGCCTCGCATGAGGATTCTGCCCGATGACCTTGAGCGGTTCATTGCCGCTCGTTCCACCATACCCAAGCCAGCGACCAAGCGTCAGAAGTTACCGGTTCCCGGCCGGTGGAAACTGGCTTGCGGTCGCCGTGGTGGTAACGGTCTTGATCGTGTTTGGAAATGA